From Tursiops truncatus isolate mTurTru1 chromosome 13, mTurTru1.mat.Y, whole genome shotgun sequence:
AGCTGTGAAATACTTCTTTGGCTTTTCTGGTGTGAGAAATCCTTAAAAATAATCACTGACCAGATGAAGGTTAAGCTCCTTAGTAGGGGGCAGTTCACAACAGTCTTGCTACTTAGCAGCAGTTGTTCGAAAGGCACTAAGTGCAAGCCTGGAAATGCTCAAGCTTGGGGTTGGGACTGTCACTTTGCCAACTTTCTGCCTCCAGAGCTGTGGCCAGTTGTCAGACTATGACCTGCATCTTGGCTTGGGGGCTGGCGGGGGGGGCTCCCAAATGCCCACACCACACTGCAGACACGGCCTCAAAGACTGGGCTGCAGTAGGGCTGCTCTGCCCCTTTCCAAGTGTGAGTGACAGAGTCTGGACCTTCCCCCACACGTGTGGCGCCCACAAGGCCTGGGAGTAGCCGCCTCTGGTCCACAGTGTTCCTGGTTGTCTCACTGAATCCGGTTTAGCCTTGTGTTGCTTCAGTCACGCTACTAAATTTGATAGCAGTGTAATAACGGGCAATAGCCAGTCATATGCCTCGCTGCCATTTAGACAAAATGAACAAATCTCACAACAGTGTGATGTAAGAGTACTGGGTAGTAACTGCTTCATGAGTCATTTATAATCAGTCATGGTCTATCTACCTCACATAACCTTTGCAGAGAGTATTTTTCTGTTAGATTAGATGAAAAAATCGACATAAGCATCTAAAATATTATCTGAAAAGCCTCCATTATTTCCTTTGACAGAACCCAAATAAAGGTTCTTAATAGGCTTTACTTTAATCACTAGGTCTGAACTGGCCGCCCCCAAAGCCCACATGCCCGACAGAGCCGCTCTCACAGCCCTTTCCCCGGCCAGGTGGCACCACAGCAGGCGGCCACAGCAGGGGATGGGCCTGCTTCCAACAGGCTGCACTGTCGCTTAGTCAGTCTCCTGACAGCGACCCACAGCCCGTCGTGTTGGGCACTAGTCTAGGGATTCCCAACCCTGCTGGACACCCAGTCACCTGGGAGTGCTTCACAGACGGACACCTCCCTCTGGGCTCCGCACCAGACTCTCCCCTTAAAGTGTCGAGGGTGATTCTGATGCGGCAAGTCTGAGGACAGGCATTTGATCAACTCTGACTAGTTCGCTGATGGCTGAACCGCTAACCAGTCACTAGGTCCACATAAAACCACAGCACAAATGGCTTCTCTGACATGGAGGCTCCCTGCACCAACAGAGAGTGTGTGAGGAAGAGGATCTGTACCTGAAATACGGTAAAGCAGTATTTCCCCAAGTGTGTCCTCCAGAGCCAGAGTCTACAGCACGCTCATAGGTGTTATTTCCTCCCAAAGTGTTGAACTGGTCAACTTGGAAAACAATTACAGTTCTCAGAGCCTTCATCATGCTAACTCGTGTTGTGACTTTCTCAAAGGGGGCAGAGTCTAGTGTACAGCATTTCTCAGCTTCCTTGCTCCCTTTCCGAAGGTGCCCCTCCCAAGGTGGGATGGGGTTTGGTAGAACACTCTCCAGGAAAcaccaaatgaaaaacaaaggtgCTTTGGGAACCAAGCTGGCAGGGATTGATCAGGGATTAGTCTAACCCTTGCCATAACCATCTTTCAGTAATCATAGAAATGAGAGTCTGAAGGAGAAAGGCACTTCCTCTCAGAGAACACGTCCTGGTGTCAATTTGTAGCCACAAAGGTGACGGTGGGACACCAAATCAGACCATGTTTCTCTTGGTTGCCAAGAGGAGGAGGACCAGGGCCTCTGCGCCCCTTCCAGGCTCCACCCACTGTCCCatcccccgcgccccccccccccccagcccaggAGCGCAGGGGACATACCGTTGATGATCCGGGCCACCCGCCACAGGCGGAGCAGAATCAGCAGCCCTAGAGCCTCAAACTCATGCTCCCGGAAAAGGAGGACAACGTCGAGGATGAAGGAAACCACCACGACGATGGCGTCCAGGATTTCAAACTTGTGGTGAAAGAACTCCAAGCggaagacaaatattttaaagaaaatctccaTCATAAAAAAGGTCAAGATGGCAATGCTCATGTAGTGGAACACCTGAAGGGGACAAGGAGATACAGAGTAGACTCAGGCTGTCATGGGCTGGGGCAGGTCACACGGACGAGCTGGCCTTGAATGCCCCTGCCCAGTCACCGAGAGAATCCATTCATTTGACCAATCGCAAATTCCTGCCAGCACCAGGTGCTGTTCTCGGGCCGGACTGTGGCTGAGAACAGCACACACGTTGCTCTCTGAAGGGCAATGGGGCAATGGCAGTTGAAAACATCCGCCATGCCCTTTGGCCCTGCAAAGCTCACGCGTGCACAAAGACAGTAAGGATATTTACTGCAACATCATTTGCAGAACAAAAGATTTTCTACATTGTTTGGAGAACAACAGAAACGTCCACTAGACTAGGGCACTTGTTAAATGCATTATGGTATCTCCACATGGAGCATTACGCAATTGTTCAAAAGACCAAGGCTGATCCGTATGTATCGACTAGAAATGATGGTAAGATGGTAAGTGAAGAGAGTTCCCAGATCTTGATTTATAAATACTAGCCTTCACTAAAGTAACCTTTTCCATTCTGGGGCAGGGAAAGTACGAATGAGCTGGGACATCATCCAGGGCCAGAAAACAAGGAAACGCTCAAAGGCTATGGAGTCATGTCAAGAGGACGGAGCAGTCAGCTTGAAGAGGCTCACAGTGACCAAATTTGGGACAGTTTGGATATTTAGTATTTAGGGGCGAAGTGCCGTGATGTCTAACTTACTTTTGAATGGTCAGACAAAAATAGATGGGTGTGGGGTGTGTTtgtggatacatatatatatatataaagaaagcaaatacagcaaaatgtaTATTTGccacttttcataataaaaagtaaagaaaaaggcaCAAGACAGTGAGTATAGGAGGTATATTACTGATTCTATTAAACAACAGGGAGAGGAAAGATAATCATCTATGGGAGGACTTGGGTTGGCACAGAAGAAAACGTTAACGGCTGCCGTGGTGAAAGGGGCCATGAGTAGGAAGGAGGTTTAATATTTTCTGCCTGCTCTTTTACcatttgaaaagacatttttgcATTGTccactgaatttttttcaaagggTGTGGGGAGATGCTTTTAAGCCCCTGGCCTTCTCCCCAGTTACTGGTGATGGGCCGCACAATGCATTTTCAGTGTGTCCACTGCCCTTTGGGTGAATGTCTGGGACGGGCTCAGGCAGGAACTGTGAATCAGGGAATAAATGGTGGGCACATCCCCCCCAAATGGCTCCAGCACAGGGACCACATCAGAATGTTGACAGGAGGAAAAACAGCTCGTCTTCCTCTGGGGGATGGGAAGGAATCATGCTCCTGGTTTGATAATCAGTGACAAACTCCAGCTCAGTGGTCTAGGATAGCTCAAGGTTCAAGCCATCAAGTGACTTGAGGAGGTTTCCTGCTTGTAGTAAATTCGTATCTATAATTGGGAAAGGAAGAcattttctctgctctttgaCTGAAAGCACCCAATCAAACTACCCTCAAATAGGCCTGGTTACTCCAAGGCAGGTGCTGCCCCACCCTGCTCACCCACAGAGTGAACCACATTAAAGGGCTGCGGACACACTACCCTGGCGGCATAGTTATTCTTGTCAGGCTGGATGATCTTTAGGTCCAGAACGAGCTCGGCGAGCACCAGGAGGGCATCCAGAACGACCAGGCAGATGATGATAACCTGTGGACCAAGGGAAGAAGCAAGAAACCATGAGACCTAAATGGGAACCCTCCTTTCATCTTTAAGGGCTGGAAACATCTGAGTGAAACCACTGGGGAAAGACGCCAAGGATGGTAGGCCACTGCCCACAGCCCGAGCGCCCTGCAGGGAGCCTGCTGGGGGCCAGCTCCTCTGGACAGGAGCCCCTCCTTCCAGCCCTGGGCAGTGCCTGTCCTCCTAAAGCCTCCGTGTGGCCCAGTGACTGACCCTCGGTCACCATTGGTCTTTATCTTACTCATAAATTCACTGCTTCTCAGCATCTCTCCAACCAAACTGCTAATTCCTAGATGGCAAAATATACTAAAGTTtctaaaagcatttatttttctagttctggGGATTGCTCTTGCCAGGGTACGCCCAGAACAGATGCTCaataagcaatttaaaatttaaaacatccagCCTCAGAGATATGGCCTCCTCCAGGCAGCTGGGTTAGAGTGACGTCCACTGTGCCCATGAAACAGCTTCTGGCTGGAGCCGTGAGGTACCCACCCCAACTCCCATGTGCTCGctgggagtgaagggggagggagTCCTGCGTCTCCTGGAGAACAGAGAAGAGCTGCTGTAGGAAAGACAATCCGGTGGGTTTTGTGACCTGCTGGAggggggaggaaggtgggaaCCAGGGTGAAGTGAGTGGGTGGTCTTATCAATGGCAGTGGGGGTAGTCATGGTGACggaggtggtgatgatggtgaggaCATTAAAGGTGGGGTGGAGGTGACGGCATTTGGGGAGACCCTGGGGATGACATGGTGGTGGTGGAAATGGCAGCAACGGGAGGAACCCCAAAGGACACTGCGTGACCCTTCTCTTCCCTTGGAAATACTGGACCATCACTTACTTCCCCCAGGGCCTTGCCTCTTACACTCCCAGGTAGATAGATTTTGATCTCTGAAAATTAATCTGCCATTATCTTGGCAGTTTCTACAGTTTCAGGGTGAAATTAAACAAGTTCAGGCCTATAAAGAGTGGACTCTTAAACCTTTTGACCATTTCAACCTGTAGTAATTATTTCAGTAATTAAGTATTTGATGACATGGTTTATTGTGAAAATTGTATGGCAAAGTGCTTTGTAATGAAGTtttcagacaaatccaaattcaGTAGCTTAGTAAAGGttcaagggacttccttggtggctcagtggttaagaatctgcctgccaatgcaggggacgtgggttcgatccctggtccgggaagatcccacatgccacggagcaactaagcctgtgcaccacaactactgagcctgcgagccacaactactaagcccgtgtgccacaactactgaagcctgcacgcctagagcccgtgctccgcaacaagagaagccaccgcaatgagaagcccgtgcactgcaaggaagagtagcccctgctcgccacaactagagaaagcccatgcacagcaacaaagacccaatgcagccaaaaaaatactCAAGCCTCAGGTGaggtctttctttccttctttctttcctccctccctctttggtTTTTAGACCTAAAGGGATCTAAGAGCTCATCTGGTctaaaaccaaggcacagagttATTAAAAACAGactgaatattatatatatatatatatatatatatatatatatatatattcccagtctgggaagatcccacatgccgcagagcggctgggcccatgagccatggccgctgagcctgtgcgtccagagcctgtgctccgcaacaggagaggccacaacagtgagaggcccgcgtaccgcaaaaaaaaaagaatgaaagcactgacacatgctacaatgtggatgaacctagaaaatattatgctaagtgaaagaagcccaacacaaaagaccacatatattttatgattccatttacatgaaatgtccggAACAGGCAaatcaatagagacagaaagattagtGTTTATCAGGGATTGGggattattgtttaatgggtactagatctctttttggggtgatggaaatgttctggaactagatagtggttgACAGTTggacaacattgtgaatgtactaaataaatgccactgaattattcaCTTTAAAGTGATTAACTTTATGTGAATCTCACCTCAATTTTAAGAAGTGAGAGCGAGACCCAAGGTCACAAACTATAATGCCCAGGTCCCAACTGCAGCTTCTATGAACTAATCCCTAAGGCCCTGAATTTGCCAGTTCACAAGGCAGTACTAGTTCTGAAGGGAGCcacatcacaaagaaaaatgctGAGAATTCAGGGAAGCTGGTTAATTCCAAATCGTCACTGGAAAATGGGTGTGCCTAGCCTCAGCACGCAGCAGCGCAGAGCGTGGACTGTGGGGCAGCCAGTCCTGGGCCGGCTCCCCCGTTAGCCTGGACCTTGGGCACAGCTCTCAACTCCGCTGAGCCTCAACGTTAACTCTAAGCTTCAGCTTCCTTCAGGGGATAATGGGGTTGGCCACATTTTCTACCCTGAGTGACAAGGGGAGCATCATGTGAGATAATGTGTGAGGAGCGCTCAGCAGAGGGCCCGGCCCCGGTGAGCAGGTAATAGAAGTGAGGCTCCTGGCCTTCCTGGCCATCCTCCCCTAGCCCAGCTACCCTGTCCGTCCATGGTTTCCACAGAGGCCTGACTCACCCCAAATTCTCTCCCTTGGTTGGTTGTGCCATTCTGTGGGAGAAGTGACAACAGTTAACTATATATCATGTCACCTTGGTCACCTCAAACCATGGGAATAGGTGGAGACTGCACCCAAGAAAGGGATTCCAGAATCTTCCTGTATGCTGATTCTATCTGCAGAGATCAAACCCTTAAACCCTCACCCCTACTCCAAGGTGGCCTCCCAGCTTCTACTCTGGGCCCTTCTACAAACTGCTCATgtcaacccctccccacccccatactCAGAACCTTCGATGGCTGTCCACTGCCCACGGATGGCCTTCCAGTGCCTCCTCTCCCTCTACTGGATACATATATGCCATGTGGACCCTTCTCAAATTCTCGAATACTGAAGACCCTTTCCGACCCCCGGCCCTTTGCAAACACAGCCCCCTCTGCCTGGGAAGCTCCTCCCCTTCCATCCACAGAGCTCACTACTGCCCAACCTTGAGGTATCAGgtgaaatgtcacctcctctgccaCACGTCCTCCACCTCACATCCTAGGTCgggtctcccccacccccaagatcTCTGAGAGCCCCCGTCAGTTTCCCTACAGAGGACTTCTCTCCACTTGATTCCAGCATCTGTCTGATTACTGGAATGCCCACCTCTTCACGGACCATTAATCCTCCAAGACTGAGGGCAGGGACATGCCCACCACACTCACTGCTGTacccctggcacatagtagaaacTAAGAAGCGACTGCactgctgagtgaatgaataaacgtCTCTACTCTGCTTTCCCCCAGAGCCACGTGCCCCTGGGGGGCCCGGTCAGGAGAGGTGGGACCTCCCAAGGGCTCCCCTTGCAGCTGGAAGGAAGCtggctccttccttctctctgaaatTGAGGGTTTGGGAGTTCAACACCAACAACTTAACACCACGTCTTCTCTTCtgtcagagccacagaggaaagCACTAAGCTGTCAGGAGTGCTGTGTTGCCTGCTTTGTTTCTCTAAGTCACacaagagtggaaaaaaaaagactaaaataattcCTTCTTTCTATTTACCATGGAACAAAGTCAGTGATGGGAGAGGCAAGGgctgcttctctctgcttccaggGGGGGCATTAGCTCTAGGGAGGGGCTGGATTATCGTAGTTATCCCTGCAGCAGGGACCCCAAAATGGCTCCGTTCAGGGACTGGGCTGACAAGGAGCCTCCTGCTTTCTCCTGGGACTCAGAACATGCTTCCAGACACCTGCCTGCCCACATCGGGGACGTGGGGTGGGGTTCAGACAGGGCTGGCCAGACTCCACCCGCGTTTGTCCTTCAAAATCGGCAGATGTTGGGACAGACATTGAACCCTGTAGAAGTCCCATTCCCTTTGCCATTCTTTGAAGTCTGCATCTCCCTCTCAGGGTCTCCCCATAACCACACCTGGAGGCTGGCGGTGGGTTAAGCAAGGCAGATATTTTTGGCatcacttcacaaaagaagagatgcccccccgcccccggtctcctttgtgtgtgtgtggtaaattttgcataacataaaatttaccattttaactattttaaagttgGCATAAAGTTCAgaggcattaagcacattcacaaggttgtgcaaccatcaccgctaTCTAGTTCCGGAATGTTTTCATTCCTGCAAAtggaaactctgtatccattaagcagtcactccccccGTCCCATTCCCTCCAGTCtgctgtctctgtggatttacgTGTtctgacatttcatataaatggaattataagacatgtggccttttgtgtctggcttcttccacttaggaTCACGTTGACAAGGTTCATCTgaattgtagcatgtgtcagtgcttcagtcctttttatggctgaggacagatagatcacattttgtttatccattttcatCAGGTGATGAACTTTAATTGACTTTTGGATTAAGACTTACTTTGCCCCAGACCACATGGGACCTGCCCAGCACATGGTCAATGCTCCGTAGATGTCTGTGGAGTGAAGAAGCTGGTGGCAGAGAAGGGCCCCTACCCTGCCCTCGTGACTCTTTGCTGACggctctgccccaccccaggcatctCGGGCCTCTGCCCACCTACCTGAAACCTGTGGGCGCTGAAGAGCTTCCTCAAAGTGGTCCTGAAGTCGAGGCGGGGCCTGGGCACGGGGGCAGGGGCCGCGGTAGGATCGGCATCTCTGCCCTCTGCGCCCGAGGCCGGTGTGGGCGGtggctcctcctcctcttcctcttcattcTCCCACTTCTTGTAGTTGATGTTCCACGCGTGGCAGTCATCGCCAACGACGGTGAAGTGCTTCAAGAACTTGCTCATCCTGTCGGCGGGAGCCACCTTGGCCCTGCGGGTGACTGCCtgaagggaggggacagagaggaagCGCTCAGGTGGCCCATCTGTCACTCTGGGGGAGCAGGGCCCCCGCTGGGCCGGGCCACGGGGTGAAGACAGTCCCCGTGCTCAAAGCACCGTGCAAGCACAGACCATGAGGTCACAGTGGTTTCTCGTGCATTTATTTTTGGAATCCAGGGTCTCAGGGCCGGTGAGGCAACAGGAAACCCCAGATTCCATCAGGCCTGCCACTGTGGTCTGGTTGGCAGTAACCAACAGGAGAGGTACTGCCACCCAGTCGCAAAACACCCACCACAGGCCCTCATGTAAATACTGGAAGAGCAGCCCATGGTTCAGAGACATCACAACCTAAAACCCCAGAGGTGAGAGTTGGCAGGGCGGGGAGGGAGCAAAGGCAAAAGTAAAAGTACCCGAAGTTTCACACAAAAGTGAAGCCACCCTCCCCGCCTTCCATGCCACAGATCAGTCCTGGAAAGGTCTGAGCAGCAAGCGGATTTTTCCTGAGTTCAGCCAGTGctgttttaaatacattatgGACAGCTGTTTAAAGATGGATGGACTTca
This genomic window contains:
- the HVCN1 gene encoding voltage-gated hydrogen channel 1 isoform X1, with product MATWDEKAVTRRAKVAPADRMSKFLKHFTVVGDDCHAWNINYKKWENEEEEEEEPPPTPASGAEGRDADPTAAPAPVPRPRLDFRTTLRKLFSAHRFQVIIICLVVLDALLVLAELVLDLKIIQPDKNNYAARVFHYMSIAILTFFMMEIFFKIFVFRLEFFHHKFEILDAIVVVVSFILDVVLLFREHEFEALGLLILLRLWRVARIINGIIISVKTRSERQLLRLKQINIQLATKIQHLEFSCSEKEQEIERLNKLLRQHGLLGEVN
- the HVCN1 gene encoding voltage-gated hydrogen channel 1 isoform X2, giving the protein MGQVPSLHHVPRSSSSNRSGDDRKMATWDEKAVTRRAKVAPADRMSKFLKHFTVVGDDCHAWNINYKKWENEEEEEEEPPPTPASGAEGRDADPTAAPAPVPRPRLDFRTTLRKLFSAHRFQVIIICLVVLDALLVLAELVLDLKIIQPDKNNYAARVFHYMSIAILTFFMMEIFFKIFVFRLEFFHHKFEILDAIVVVVSFILDVVLLFREHEFEALGLLILLRLWRVARIINGIIISVKTRSERQLLRLKQINIQLATKIQHLEFSCSEKEQEIERLNKLLRQHGLLGEVN
- the HVCN1 gene encoding voltage-gated hydrogen channel 1 isoform X5; the encoded protein is MSKFLKHFTVVGDDCHAWNINYKKWENEEEEEEEPPPTPASGAEGRDADPTAAPAPVPRPRLDFRTTLRKLFSAHRFQVIIICLVVLDALLVLAELVLDLKIIQPDKNNYAARVFHYMSIAILTFFMMEIFFKIFVFRLEFFHHKFEILDAIVVVVSFILDVVLLFREHEFEALGLLILLRLWRVARIINGIIISVKTRSERQLLRLKQINIQLATKIQHLEFSCSEKEQEIERLNKLLRQHGLLGEVN
- the HVCN1 gene encoding voltage-gated hydrogen channel 1 isoform X3 encodes the protein MIRDWLPRAGPLSICGIAGGPGEDTKTQRGQATRQGSHSQKRQSQNSPRSGDDRKMATWDEKAVTRRAKVAPADRMSKFLKHFTVVGDDCHAWNINYKKWENEEEEEEEPPPTPASGAEGRDADPTAAPAPVPRPRLDFRTTLRKLFSAHRFQVIIICLVVLDALLVLAELVLDLKIIQPDKNNYAARVFHYMSIAILTFFMMEIFFKIFVFRLEFFHHKFEILDAIVVVVSFILDVVLLFREHEFEALGLLILLRLWRVARIINGTRN
- the HVCN1 gene encoding voltage-gated hydrogen channel 1 isoform X4; its protein translation is MWAVTRRAKVAPADRMSKFLKHFTVVGDDCHAWNINYKKWENEEEEEEEPPPTPASGAEGRDADPTAAPAPVPRPRLDFRTTLRKLFSAHRFQVIIICLVVLDALLVLAELVLDLKIIQPDKNNYAARVFHYMSIAILTFFMMEIFFKIFVFRLEFFHHKFEILDAIVVVVSFILDVVLLFREHEFEALGLLILLRLWRVARIINGIIISVKTRSERQLLRLKQINIQLATKIQHLEFSCSEKEQEIERLNKLLRQHGLLGEVN